Genomic segment of Vibrio celticus:
ACGTTGTGATACACCAAAACCCATGTCTTGCATGAGGATGTCATCACCCGCGTTTCGCTCTTGATTCAAACCCGCTCGTACCATATTAAGCTTTAATGAGTTGTACTCACTCGCCGGTACTGAGATGGTATTGCCTTCAAGCGTGTAATCGATCTTTTGCAGATCTAAGTAATCAAGAACGGGGATCAATTCTTCTGTTTCGTAAGCCCCTAATGGACGCATTTCTGGCTCTTTTACCCAGAAAAACAGCATCACAATCAGCGCTACACAGATAGAGATAGAAAGGACTAAGACGACCTGACGAAGTAAATCAAGATCACCGACAGCCATATCGAACTTCGATGAACTGCGTTCACCTAGATCGGGATTTTGCCCTTCTCCGTCTAGCTCTGAGCCTGCAATCAGTGCATGATCGTTGCTATCGCTTACGGTTAAATCTGTTGTTTGACTATTATCTGCCACTATTTAACTACCCAACTTATACCGGCATATTCATCAGCTCTTTGTACGATTCGACCAATTTATTTCTAATTTGGATCGTCGCCTCAAAAGCCACACTAGATTTATTACGAGCAATCATCACGTCCGATAGGGATACGCTTTGGTCGCCACTATCAAAACGAGCTTGAAGATCACCTGAGGTCTTTTGTAATGAGTTCACATTATTGATGGCATTAGTCAGCATGTTGCCAAAATCTGCACCGACCGCTTGCCCCGTTGCTGCGGGACGAGCGCTGGCAGCTTCGACCATCATTGCCTGCATTTCGCCTTGTAAACCATCTATTCTCATCTACTACCTCAGGAGTCAAAATTATGACCATCTATTTAGCTATATTATTGACAGAGCAATTAGCGTGCCACACATTAAATTGACTAGATATCGTATTACACTAGTCAGAAAGCTGACACTACTAATCTATCCTCAGTTTGGGATATCTATTCCAGCATCGCGCATTTTAGCCAACTTGTAACGCAGTGTACGAGGGCTAATGCCCAGTTTTTCAGCCATGTCTTTGCGTCGACCATTACATGCAATCAGGGTTTCAAGAATGATCGCATACTCTTGATCTCTAAGCTCATTACCTAACCCTTCGCTGCTAGCCGCGATTTTATTGATTGGGTTTGCTTCGGCAATCGGCTTGATCTCTGGCGCAGCGACGTCAGTGCCTTCGACGATTTGTTGTAGGCTGCTTGCGTCTTGCCAATCGACACCTTCAAGAAGAATGTGCTCACCAGAGATGTTCTCTTGTTCGCTCAATATTAACGCACGCTGTACCACATTGTCTAATTCGCGAACATTGCCCGGCCACGGATAATTGACGAGTTTGCTGATTGCTTGCGCTGACATAACCGGTACAGGCATACCAAGTTTGGTGCAATGACGCTCAACTAAGTGCTTGGCTAAAGGCTCAATATCACCTTTTCGCTCACACAGTGGTGGCCAAGAAATTGGGAATACATTCAAGCGGTAGTATAAATCCTCACGGAAATTCCCTTCAGAAACATACTGTTTAAGGTCTCGGTTACTGGTCGCTAATACACGAACATCCAATTTGATGCTCTTACGACTACCTAATCGCTCAACTTCGCGCTCTTGCAAAACACGCAGTAGTTTGGCTTGTAGGCTAAGATCCATCTCACTGATCTCATCCAACAGAATCGTACCGCCCTGCGCTTGCTCGAATTTCCCCGGGCAAGCTTGAATAGCGCCAGTAAATGCGCCTTTTTCATAACCAAACAGGGTCGCTTCTAACATGTTGTCTGGGATCGCCGCGCAGTTAATTGCGACAAACGGGCCATCTTTTCGGCTAGAAGCATTGTGAATGTAGCGAGACATCACCTCTTTACCAGAACCACTCGGGCCTAACACCATGACGTTGGCATCGGTTTTCGCAACTTTATCAGCCAGCATCATTAGCTTGATACTTTTTTCATCAGCAACGATAGCGTCACCATTGTCGTCCGACTTTACAGGCGCATAACGGCTGACCATGTTGAGCAGTACTTCTGGCGCAAATGGTTTTGCCATATAGTCGATAGCGCCCTCTTTCATAGCAGCAACGGCATCTTCGATGTTGGCGTACGCTGTCATTAGCAATACCGGCAAATTTGGCCAATGCTGTTTGATGTTTCTCAATAGCGCCAAGCCTCCCATGCCCGCCATCTGCACGTCAGATACGACAATATCAACGGAGTTTGATTTTAATTTGACCAGAGCATCTTCCGCACAATCCGCTTCCAGCCATTCATAGCCAGCAAGCGCGAGAGTGTCGACAAGGGCTTCGCGTAGACCTTCATCATCTTCGACGATTAACACTTTGCTTTGAGCCATAGGATTCTCCAGTGTAAATTCAGTTAAAACTTATTAGTCTTCAGAAGAAGGACTTCTTTCAAGCGGTAGACACATAGTAAAGCATGCGCCGTCGCCTTCTTCTGATATCAATTCCAGTCGGCCTTCATGTGCTCGACAGACCATTTGTACAACCGCTAAGCCCAGACCTGTACCTTGTGAACGAGTGGTAAAGAAGGGTTCCATAATTTTACCTTGAAGCTCTTTCGGTACGCCGGGACCACTGTCTTGCACTGATATCTTAAGCTCGCCGTTTACGGGCCTAAAAAACACATCAATCTGCGATTCCTTGCCCGCAATTTGAACCGCATTCAACACTAGGTTGCTTAACGCTGAGGCGATAGCATTGGCGTTGCCGAACATTTGAGTCTGTTCGCCCTCAACTTCTTGGCAATAATCAATCTGGTTAGTTTTCAATGCCGCTTCCACCATAGGGTGAAATTCGGTGATCAATTCAGCCACAGTAAATGGCTTAACGACTTTGTTGTCACCACCTTTGGCAAACAACAACATGTCGTTCACTTGCTTCTCTAAGTCATGCAATCTATCCATAAGCTTAGATTGAAAACGTGTCTTTGTTGCCAGCGGCAGGTTTGGCGCGGCAAGGTTTGATGCATACAGCATCGCACTTGAAAGTGGCGTACGAACCTGATGGGCAAGCGAGGCCACCATTCTGCCTAATGAAGACAGACGCTGAAGATCACTTACGCGAGACTGCAATAGTCGGGTCTCGGTCAAATCGGTAATCAAAATCAGCTGACCCGTGGTAGAGGCT
This window contains:
- the fliE gene encoding flagellar hook-basal body complex protein FliE — translated: MRIDGLQGEMQAMMVEAASARPAATGQAVGADFGNMLTNAINNVNSLQKTSGDLQARFDSGDQSVSLSDVMIARNKSSVAFEATIQIRNKLVESYKELMNMPV
- a CDS encoding sensor histidine kinase — encoded protein: MHVSNEPENQSHLDSVEQQVERYKQVLDVMPAGVILLDTHGEVREANPEAHRILGVELVGEKWFSVIQSAFDPKDDDGHEISLKNGRKVRLAISASTTGQLILITDLTETRLLQSRVSDLQRLSSLGRMVASLAHQVRTPLSSAMLYASNLAAPNLPLATKTRFQSKLMDRLHDLEKQVNDMLLFAKGGDNKVVKPFTVAELITEFHPMVEAALKTNQIDYCQEVEGEQTQMFGNANAIASALSNLVLNAVQIAGKESQIDVFFRPVNGELKISVQDSGPGVPKELQGKIMEPFFTTRSQGTGLGLAVVQMVCRAHEGRLELISEEGDGACFTMCLPLERSPSSED
- a CDS encoding sigma-54-dependent transcriptional regulator, which produces MAQSKVLIVEDDEGLREALVDTLALAGYEWLEADCAEDALVKLKSNSVDIVVSDVQMAGMGGLALLRNIKQHWPNLPVLLMTAYANIEDAVAAMKEGAIDYMAKPFAPEVLLNMVSRYAPVKSDDNGDAIVADEKSIKLMMLADKVAKTDANVMVLGPSGSGKEVMSRYIHNASSRKDGPFVAINCAAIPDNMLEATLFGYEKGAFTGAIQACPGKFEQAQGGTILLDEISEMDLSLQAKLLRVLQEREVERLGSRKSIKLDVRVLATSNRDLKQYVSEGNFREDLYYRLNVFPISWPPLCERKGDIEPLAKHLVERHCTKLGMPVPVMSAQAISKLVNYPWPGNVRELDNVVQRALILSEQENISGEHILLEGVDWQDASSLQQIVEGTDVAAPEIKPIAEANPINKIAASSEGLGNELRDQEYAIILETLIACNGRRKDMAEKLGISPRTLRYKLAKMRDAGIDIPN